One Micromonospora sp. FIMYZ51 genomic window carries:
- a CDS encoding nitrate- and nitrite sensing domain-containing protein has protein sequence MGVGPDRTHAVPHHRRRRFDVRVVPHRRRSPLRLQDWRMRTKLATVLIIPSVAFLVLAGVQTQSLVGQASTLGNFTAQVRIGQEITELVHRLQAERDRTAGELFALRVVGQEGIDQTLAALRPFRDASDQAAQALQQAAEPVADDDTAWRGSYAVASQAYQQVNYIRETLATVVLSDETILGNYHRAIDSLLTLLAQPSPGADRPELSDATLRYVQFARAKELSSRLRAELYAASRAREYDTGAAAALTDLRSRQFTALGAFRIAATNNQVARYDQVSQDPAFVKAAQLEERALSQGAATPRLLPPEEWWTASEARHELLRNFETEVLRTSADQADTVSSAQLRETLLVVGVIITVLLGAVLISVLIGRSMARSIRLLRSQALRIAQIELPEALARLRSVSGGVPNIEVSPAVVRSLDEIGELAEAFVAVHRSAVGVAVEQATMRRNVNAMFVNLARRSQVLVERQLELLDDLEREESDPDQLENLFKLDHLAARMRRNDESLLVLAGTESTRRWNRPIGLSAVLLAASAEIEQYQRIRHEAVAELHVVGHAVGELVHLLAELLENATAFSRPDTFVQVMARADGTGAVIEVADQGLGMSPAALAEANEVLATPPAADVATVERMGLFVVSHLAARHGIEVRLHGGVGGLVARVRLPGALLAAAPPPSLDPPPSPRGLPAGRTRAEIPSNPDPADLPVAGRRPVTVPRQAHPVPVRAEDVLAPAAPAAGGGWWSREGPSSAVPAMGAGSPAPPAVPVTAGTNERGLPVRVPMAQLSAVTEPANPQRQQSARHEPNPEAVGGMLSRLYSGVRRAEAEETTEIPVPPPRMSNRGGQQ, from the coding sequence GTGGGTGTAGGACCGGACCGGACGCACGCGGTGCCGCACCACCGTCGGCGTCGGTTCGACGTCCGGGTGGTGCCGCACCGGCGTCGCTCCCCGTTGCGCCTTCAGGACTGGCGGATGCGCACCAAGCTCGCCACGGTGCTGATCATCCCGTCGGTCGCCTTCCTGGTCCTGGCCGGCGTGCAGACCCAGAGCCTGGTCGGGCAGGCCAGCACGCTCGGTAACTTCACCGCGCAGGTCCGGATCGGGCAGGAGATCACCGAGCTGGTGCACCGGTTGCAGGCGGAACGCGACCGCACGGCCGGTGAGCTGTTCGCGCTGCGCGTCGTCGGCCAGGAGGGGATCGACCAGACGCTGGCCGCCCTGCGACCGTTCCGCGACGCCTCGGACCAGGCGGCGCAGGCCCTGCAACAGGCGGCCGAGCCGGTGGCGGACGACGACACCGCCTGGCGCGGCAGCTACGCGGTGGCCTCGCAGGCATACCAGCAGGTCAACTACATCCGGGAAACCCTGGCCACCGTGGTGCTCAGCGACGAGACGATCCTGGGCAACTACCACCGGGCGATCGACTCGCTGCTGACCCTGCTGGCCCAGCCGTCACCCGGTGCCGACCGGCCGGAGCTGTCCGACGCGACCCTGCGCTACGTGCAGTTCGCCCGGGCCAAGGAACTCTCCTCGCGGCTGCGCGCGGAGCTGTACGCGGCCTCCCGCGCCCGCGAGTACGACACCGGCGCGGCAGCCGCGCTCACCGACCTGCGGTCGCGCCAGTTCACCGCCCTGGGCGCGTTCCGGATCGCCGCCACAAACAACCAGGTGGCCCGCTACGACCAGGTGAGCCAGGATCCGGCCTTCGTCAAAGCGGCCCAGCTGGAGGAGCGGGCCCTCAGCCAGGGCGCGGCCACGCCGAGGCTGCTGCCGCCCGAGGAATGGTGGACGGCCAGCGAGGCGCGGCACGAGCTGCTGCGCAACTTCGAAACCGAGGTGCTGCGGACGTCGGCGGACCAGGCCGACACGGTCAGCAGCGCGCAGCTGCGCGAGACGCTGCTGGTGGTCGGTGTGATCATCACGGTGCTGCTGGGGGCGGTGCTGATCTCCGTGCTGATCGGTCGGTCGATGGCCCGGTCGATCCGGTTGCTGCGGTCGCAGGCACTGCGCATCGCGCAGATCGAGCTGCCCGAGGCACTGGCCCGACTGCGGTCGGTGTCCGGAGGGGTGCCGAACATCGAGGTCTCCCCGGCGGTGGTCCGCTCACTTGACGAGATCGGTGAACTGGCCGAGGCGTTCGTCGCGGTGCACCGCAGCGCGGTCGGTGTGGCGGTCGAGCAGGCGACCATGCGGCGCAACGTCAACGCGATGTTCGTCAACCTCGCCCGGCGCAGCCAGGTGCTGGTGGAGCGGCAGCTGGAGCTGCTCGACGACCTGGAACGTGAGGAGAGCGACCCCGACCAGCTGGAGAACCTGTTCAAGCTGGACCACCTCGCCGCGCGGATGCGCCGTAACGACGAGAGCCTGCTGGTGCTGGCCGGCACCGAGTCGACCCGTCGGTGGAACCGGCCGATCGGGCTGAGCGCGGTGCTGCTGGCGGCCAGCGCCGAGATCGAGCAGTACCAGCGGATCCGACACGAGGCGGTGGCCGAACTGCATGTCGTCGGGCACGCCGTCGGTGAGCTGGTGCACCTGCTCGCCGAGCTGCTGGAGAACGCCACCGCGTTTTCCCGGCCGGACACCTTCGTACAGGTGATGGCGCGGGCCGACGGCACCGGGGCGGTGATCGAAGTCGCCGACCAGGGCCTGGGCATGAGTCCGGCGGCGCTGGCCGAGGCGAACGAGGTGCTGGCCACCCCGCCGGCCGCGGACGTGGCCACGGTCGAGCGGATGGGCCTGTTCGTGGTCAGCCACCTGGCCGCCCGGCACGGCATCGAGGTACGGCTGCACGGCGGTGTCGGCGGCCTGGTGGCCCGGGTACGGCTGCCCGGCGCGCTGTTGGCGGCGGCCCCGCCACCGAGTCTGGACCCGCCGCCGTCGCCCCGGGGACTGCCGGCCGGGCGGACCCGGGCGGAGATACCGAGCAACCCGGATCCGGCGGACCTGCCGGTCGCCGGCCGGCGACCGGTCACGGTTCCCCGCCAGGCCCATCCGGTGCCGGTACGCGCGGAGGACGTGCTCGCCCCGGCGGCACCAGCGGCCGGCGGCGGTTGGTGGTCCCGGGAGGGCCCGTCGTCGGCGGTGCCGGCGATGGGCGCCGGTAGCCCGGCCCCACCAGCGGTACCGGTGACCGCCGGCACCAACGAGCGGGGCCTGCCGGTACGGGTACCGATGGCGCAGCTGAGCGCCGTCACCGAGCCGGCCAACCCACAACGGCAGCAGTCGGCCCGGCACGAACCGAACCCGGAGGCGGTCGGCGGGATGTTGTCGAGGTTGTACAGCGGTGTGCGACGGGCAGAGGCTGAGGAGACCACCGAGATCCCCGTGCCACCGCCCAGGATGTCGAACAGAGGAGGACAGCAGTGA
- a CDS encoding FGGY family carbohydrate kinase, protein MKILALDLGTSSVRGLVLDGDARPMPGVLARRRVMLTAQDDGTGTVDARNYLACLAECLDELSQRGRLRGVELVAISAQWHSVLPLGSSGEPLGPVLTWLDTRSESPVTQPGPVDPDAFHQRTGTWWHRCYWTVRLPWLRTHLGTPPARFVGLVEYVLGELLTDAPMSVSQASGTGLLDLCTLDWDAEACALAGVRGTDLPELTPPGWYGRLRTEAARRWPDLAGARWAPPIGDGAASNVGSGCVDQTRAAVTVGTSSAVRLVQRMPAGAPLPPLPDQLWRYRVDHDHVVTGAAYSSGGNLFTWAERTLRLPGGTALDAALAALPPDTVQPAGVGFGGDRPPGLRPAGSGELRGLGFATSAVELLAGLMRGVCVQVVDDLAALESTVGQSVEVVLGGGAMAASPWWRHAFQDVLAPRRVCFGRYPEIGATGAALVACGRIADAAMMADIGRTDDQASPTTA, encoded by the coding sequence ATGAAGATTCTCGCGCTCGACCTGGGCACCTCCTCGGTACGCGGGCTCGTGTTGGACGGCGACGCCCGGCCGATGCCGGGCGTACTGGCCCGCCGCCGGGTGATGCTTACCGCGCAGGACGACGGCACCGGCACCGTGGACGCCCGCAACTACCTGGCCTGCCTCGCCGAGTGCCTGGACGAGCTGAGCCAGCGGGGTCGGCTGCGCGGGGTGGAGTTGGTGGCGATCAGCGCCCAGTGGCACTCGGTGCTGCCGCTCGGCTCGTCCGGCGAGCCACTCGGCCCGGTGCTCACCTGGCTGGACACCCGGTCCGAGTCGCCCGTGACGCAGCCTGGCCCGGTCGACCCGGACGCCTTCCACCAGCGCACCGGCACCTGGTGGCACCGCTGCTACTGGACGGTGCGGCTGCCCTGGCTGCGCACCCACCTCGGCACGCCGCCGGCCCGCTTCGTCGGCCTGGTCGAGTACGTGCTGGGCGAGCTGCTCACCGACGCGCCGATGTCGGTGTCCCAGGCGTCCGGCACCGGCCTGCTGGACCTGTGCACCCTGGACTGGGACGCCGAAGCCTGCGCGCTGGCCGGCGTACGCGGCACGGACCTGCCCGAGTTGACGCCGCCCGGCTGGTACGGCCGACTGCGTACCGAGGCGGCTCGGCGCTGGCCGGACCTGGCGGGGGCGCGGTGGGCCCCTCCGATCGGGGACGGCGCCGCCTCGAACGTCGGCTCCGGCTGCGTCGACCAGACCCGGGCGGCGGTGACCGTCGGCACCTCGTCGGCGGTACGCCTGGTCCAGCGGATGCCCGCGGGAGCGCCGCTGCCGCCGCTGCCGGATCAGCTGTGGCGCTACCGGGTGGACCACGACCATGTGGTGACCGGGGCGGCGTACTCCTCCGGGGGGAACCTGTTCACCTGGGCCGAGCGGACCCTGCGGTTGCCCGGCGGCACGGCGCTGGACGCAGCGCTGGCGGCGCTGCCGCCGGACACGGTGCAGCCGGCGGGCGTCGGCTTCGGCGGCGACCGACCGCCCGGGCTGCGGCCCGCCGGCTCGGGCGAGCTGCGCGGGTTGGGCTTCGCCACCAGCGCGGTGGAGCTGCTGGCCGGGCTGATGCGCGGGGTGTGCGTGCAGGTGGTGGACGATCTGGCGGCGCTGGAATCCACCGTGGGTCAGTCGGTGGAGGTGGTGCTGGGCGGTGGCGCGATGGCCGCCTCGCCCTGGTGGCGCCACGCGTTCCAGGATGTGCTGGCTCCCCGGCGGGTGTGCTTCGGGCGGTACCCGGAGATCGGCGCGACAGGTGCGGCGCTGGTCGCCTGCGGCCGGATCGCCGACGCCGCGATGATGGCCGACATCGGCCGGACGGATGATCAAGCCTCGCCGACCACAGCATAG
- a CDS encoding anthranilate synthase family protein has protein sequence MTPLTDLLATLATGADPGPFALVRREGADHLELFTGSVHVVDRLADIPLPTGAPGPATLALVPYRQVAERGFACVDDGVPLECLRIAGQHRLPLAAVLDALPATPVRTTGAAFDVTDDEYAATVARVLAEEIGRGEGANFVIHRALHARVQGAPVTAALAALRALLLRERGAYWTFVLHTGTRTLVGASPERHVSVDDGLVMMNPISGTFRHTGASVDRAALLRFLADTKETEELYMVLDEELKMMATVAEQGGQVVGPYLKEMSHLAHTEYLLAGRGSKDVREVLRETMFAPTVTGSPMENACRVIARHEPAGRRYYGAVLALLGHDEAGRQTLDAPILIRTAEISPAGELRVPVGATLVRHSTAAAEVAETHAKAAGVLAALGLGPQAAATGPDPAVRLADDPDVRAALAARNAPLARFWLDQRPPGAHTVPGLAGRRVLIVDGEDTFTGMLAHQLGALGLAVTLRPWHDAAPVSGYDLVVVGPGPGDPTEHTAKMTALRALLATLLDSGQPTLAVCLGHQLLAGLLGLAVHRRAAPYQGLQRTVPLFGTPRRVGFYATFTARAAADRLDGPYGPVELARDEVDGAVHALRGRGFAGVQFHPESVLSPDGVAVLADLLRALLPAPAGKLSGNAPA, from the coding sequence ATGACCCCGCTTACCGACCTGCTCGCCACCCTCGCCACCGGTGCCGATCCGGGCCCGTTCGCGCTGGTGCGCCGAGAGGGCGCCGACCACCTGGAGCTGTTCACCGGTTCGGTGCACGTCGTCGACCGGCTCGCCGACATCCCGCTGCCCACCGGTGCACCCGGCCCCGCCACGCTGGCGCTGGTGCCGTACCGGCAGGTCGCCGAGCGGGGCTTCGCCTGCGTTGACGACGGCGTGCCGCTGGAGTGCCTGCGCATCGCCGGTCAGCACCGGCTGCCGCTGGCCGCCGTGCTGGACGCCCTGCCCGCCACCCCGGTACGCACCACCGGCGCGGCGTTCGACGTCACCGACGACGAGTACGCCGCCACCGTCGCCCGGGTGCTCGCCGAGGAGATCGGCCGGGGCGAGGGCGCCAACTTCGTCATCCACCGCGCCCTGCACGCCCGGGTGCAGGGCGCGCCGGTGACCGCCGCGCTGGCCGCGCTGCGCGCGTTGCTGCTGCGTGAACGCGGCGCGTACTGGACGTTCGTGCTGCACACCGGTACCCGCACGCTTGTCGGCGCCAGCCCCGAGCGGCACGTGAGCGTCGATGACGGGCTGGTCATGATGAACCCGATCAGCGGCACCTTCCGGCACACCGGGGCCAGCGTCGACCGGGCCGCGCTGCTGCGCTTCCTCGCCGACACCAAGGAGACCGAGGAGCTGTACATGGTCCTCGACGAGGAGCTGAAGATGATGGCCACCGTGGCCGAGCAGGGCGGGCAGGTGGTGGGGCCGTACCTGAAGGAGATGTCGCACCTGGCGCACACCGAGTACCTGCTCGCCGGGCGCGGCTCGAAGGACGTGCGGGAGGTGTTGCGGGAAACGATGTTCGCGCCGACCGTGACGGGCAGTCCGATGGAGAACGCCTGCCGGGTGATCGCCCGGCACGAGCCGGCCGGGCGTCGCTACTACGGCGCGGTGCTGGCGCTGCTCGGTCACGACGAGGCCGGCCGGCAGACCCTGGACGCGCCGATCCTCATCCGCACCGCCGAGATCTCTCCCGCCGGTGAGCTGCGGGTGCCGGTCGGAGCGACGCTGGTACGCCACTCCACTGCGGCGGCCGAGGTCGCCGAGACCCACGCCAAGGCCGCCGGGGTGCTGGCCGCGCTCGGCCTGGGACCGCAGGCGGCGGCGACCGGCCCGGATCCGGCGGTACGGCTCGCCGACGATCCCGACGTACGCGCCGCGCTGGCCGCCCGCAACGCGCCGCTGGCCCGGTTCTGGCTGGACCAGCGGCCCCCGGGTGCCCACACGGTGCCCGGGTTGGCCGGTCGTCGGGTGCTGATCGTCGACGGCGAGGACACCTTCACCGGGATGCTGGCCCACCAGCTCGGCGCGCTCGGACTGGCGGTGACCCTCCGGCCGTGGCACGACGCCGCCCCGGTGTCCGGGTACGACCTGGTGGTGGTGGGGCCGGGGCCGGGTGACCCGACCGAGCACACTGCGAAGATGACCGCGCTGCGCGCACTGCTGGCCACGCTGCTGGACAGCGGGCAGCCGACCCTCGCCGTCTGCCTGGGTCACCAGCTCCTCGCCGGGCTGCTCGGGCTGGCCGTGCACCGCCGTGCCGCGCCGTACCAGGGGCTGCAACGCACGGTGCCGCTGTTCGGTACGCCCCGGCGGGTCGGCTTCTACGCCACCTTCACCGCCCGCGCCGCCGCCGACCGGCTGGACGGCCCGTACGGTCCGGTCGAGCTGGCCCGCGACGAGGTCGACGGTGCGGTGCACGCGCTGCGCGGTCGGGGCTTCGCCGGGGTGCAGTTCCACCCGGAGTCGGTGCTCAGCCCGGACGGCGTGGCGGTCCTGGCCGACCTGCTGCGGGCCCTGCTGCCGGCGCCCGCCGGGAAGTTGTCGGGCAACGCGCCGGCATAG